The Sebastes umbrosus isolate fSebUmb1 chromosome 24, fSebUmb1.pri, whole genome shotgun sequence genome contains the following window.
AAAACCAAGACATAGAACTTTGGAGAGTTAAAACAAGGAAGTGTCCTGTGAGGCGATAGCACCATCTAGTGTGCTTGttggagaaaaagagaaaggagagagagaaatgtggtTTAAATTTAGAAAGAAGAAGATCACAAGAAGCCAAATAGGTCTCCAAGAAACATAATAGAAATTTCAATCTGTTAATTTTTTGCACAGCAAATCAGAActatttatgtaaagcactcaggtgtttttattcaaaattgtatatattatatatactgtatattatatatattctaaGTGTGTTGgtatttttgtactttaatgTAAAGTTTTTAGGGGTTAAGACACTTAATGTCCTGCGTTCTGGTGAatttttcttcatctttttatGGTGAAActgtcttttatttatgtaaaggaaaacacaaaattcagatGGCAGGTGACAAAATATAAGaacataatgcagtaaggcTCTCAGGTATTCTGTATTGCTTTCAGATATTTAATCTGTTCTCCTGTAGATCAACTTTTCTCATTGAATGTGATCTCTGCTGAGTCAACACACATGTAGGCAGGATTTATCCCTCCTGTTTTGTTTGGCAAagtaacctctttaaatgtgTATGTTCATCATGTCAATGATAGACCTacattaatgcattttaattcatttataaaccTGGACTTTAACAGCTCATAGCCTGTGGTTGTAATTATCATCCTCTGCTATGACATTAGACAACTGTTGATTTGAATCATTAGTTCAGTGTACTGAGTAGCTGAACAGCAGTCTGGTAATGATTCATTGGGTTGAAGTGTCCTTCCTTCTCCCTGATTGGTCCACGGCCTGGTTGTACAGATACTTTCACTTTCTGTAGATTTGGCGGTAGATTCAGTTCAGTATCAGGATGGCGCACCGTGCAGTCTTACATGTCCTTTGTGTGTTGGGAGTCTTTCAGAAAGGTGAGAAAGAGATGATACAGCAATGTTATAAAGGTCTAGCCattatgtcatttattattCTGATAATCTGAAAGCTCAGCTGTGTGATTCCTGCATGTTTAGTCTGATGTTGCTGCGTAATTACGCATGGTTTTGGCGGTTAATGATTTTGCATTggttaattcattattaatatcatGGTCACAGGGGCAgccacacacaacaaaaacattactactactactactattaataatgatgataataataataataaattatacaaattgtcaatatttgtgtgtttaaaatatgGATTGCTCCCAGTAATATGTGCTAAATATGACAGAAAATCATCCGTGCAAAATGTATGGTTTTCCTGCAGGTCCCCTgactcccctcctctctgtaTGTCTGAAGTTCAGCTCCGAGCAGGCGGGTCTACTTAGCAGTTTAGCCAATAACTGATTCAAGCTATGAATGATTGACATTAAATTTAGCCAATCAGCGTCCTCAAATCTGATAAGAGAGGGGcgagtattgttttttttattatttcaaaatgacagtatccattgtaacagcagaaaacataaacaaagagctatgacaaacataaaaggacaacagaaatgaaacaaaacaaacataaaataaaaaaaaaaacactcaaaaataaataagtagataataaaaaaaattatttcacttaaaaactttaagtttattgcatacattcattgttttcattgttttttttgttatgtgaggaagaaattgttgacagatatagatccatttctttcataaatacaaagaaattaggcttttttggggggtaatTTTACACttacaattaaattaataagaaaaaatgcattactatATTTGccactgtaatcatagcaaccaaatataatatttctatagtacagtgcaaaatctgagaaaatgttaaatagTATAAAATTATTAACATCTTTCCACAATGAGAGGGGCGATTATTTATCGCCccaaacttgttttaatcatatttgcttcaatctcacctacttcatcTTTCaagtaccaaacataaaagtacacattatttagaataatgtatattattggattatacttattgatgcattaatgtgttcatcactttaatgttgcagctggtaaaggtggagctcattttaatgactttatatactgctgggtagtttaatctataataatacatcatttattccttgattatattttgtattcataatctgaatctgtaaagtaactaaagttattaaattaatgtagtggagtaaaaagtacaatatttccctctgagatgtagtggagtagaaagtagcagaacatggaaatacgtaaagtaagtaaagtacaagtacctcaaaattgtacttaagtgcagtacttgagtaaatgtacttagttactttccaccactgagtacatgtcatagtgttgtgtttttctaagcattcATTACTGCttctgttggaataaaataattgttgattatttaactgcaaagtagtaatgtgtttttgataccttcacttttttgcattaaatcataccgggatgtttgctgaaattgatccgatgtggcacagccctatctagaaacatttccaccagccgccactgatcCTAACACAATGTGTGCTGTCATCTCCTGCAGGTCTAACAGCTCTGATAGAAACCCAGCAGACTGTGGAGGCAGCTGTAGGAGAGGAAGCCTACTTGAACTGTTGGCTGATGCAATCTAGAGATGTTCTGCAAGTCACATGGCAGAAGATTTTACCTGATGGAGAGAAGAACATAGCTACTTACAGTGAACGATTTGGTGAAAGAGTGAATGCTGGTTTTCAAAGTAAGCTGGAGTTTAAAGATGCTGGACTGCAGAACAGCTCCATAGTTATCAggagggtgatggaggaggatgaagggtgCTATCGCTGTTTGTTTAACACCTTCTCTGAAGGTGCTCTCACTGCTACAACCTGCCTGAAGCTCTATGGTGAGAACCTGTTGTCTTATTATAGACATTTCTTTAATTATCTGTCTTCTCTGTaatgtttaacatttaaatattttatctcTGCAGAGCTGCATGGACCCTTTCTTCACATCACAGAATCAACAGTTGTGTCCTGCTCAGCCACAGCTCGACCTGCTCCCACAGTAACACTGACTGTCCCTCACTACAACTCTACCAGCGTCACCAACACCAACGGCACAGTCACTGTCACCACTACAGCTGGGCTGTCTGGTCTACATGGCAAAAGCACACGGGTTGGATGTGCAGTGAGAGTGCTCTCTGGTCCTCAGATAGAGGTGTCTATGATGATTCCTGAGGTCAAACAGTCGTCTGCTGATGGTGAGAAACACTTCCAAACATCCTGATTCATAAATACTATAGCTCAGATCTGTTGGAATCTGGATCTAATAACAGTGAggatttctgttattttacctTTAGGTGGTCTCAGATCAATAATACCATTTGATCTGTAGTTGCTTTATGAATGAGTGTCACTAATTTCCCTCTTTTCTTACAGATTTCACTCTGATCATCGTGTCCGTGGTTGtggcctgtgtttgtgtttgtgttgttgctgcAGTCGTCATCACCCTGCTTATACGGAAACATTGGAACCGGTAATTATAAACTTATTACTGTgagacatgtgaataagagagaaCTGGCACTTATGTTTTCCACTTCAAGAAGCACTGAACACCTGTCTTGTTATAATACCGCTGTCTCATAGTTATTATGCTCATAATTGATTGAGATCTTTTCAGACAAAACCCACAAATTAATCTTTGACTTTTCTTAAAACCTTCAGTCGGTCAGACAAGGACCCTGAGGAGaagaacacaccacaaaaagcAATCAAAGACATTGATGAGTGagtcaatttattcattttacactTGTACATATTTATGCTTCATTGCAAAAATTAtgtaaaggggacctattatgcttttgtgcttttcatctctcctttattgtgttttatagttttttttgcatgtaaaatgtctgcaaagttataaagcccaaagtccacgccaaagagagaaacactgctcctgaaacgcTCAAAcagcttttcagacagaggtgctgcagcacatccggtatgagaaaaataaagcgttttttgaaatttaaaatatgtaaacacgttctagtagaaaccgaAAATATAAGtaagcacctgaaaatgagcacaataggtcctctttaccAAATGGAGGCTGAACGTACCTAGCATGTAACTAGcttgataatcagactgaattggAGGAATCACTGATCAAATGGGAGATGTTGGAGGTGAACCAGGCTACCAACTTGAGATACATTGTGTATTCACAGTCTGCATGTTTATCCACATCACTGTTGTTCTGAATCATTTGGAAACTGACTAATATCTTGTTGTTATCTGAAGGACTACACCTTTAATGAATGAAGAGAACGAGACGCGGAAACGGACGCCTACTGGGAGAAAAAAACCCCACGACCACCCAAAAGCATCACCTgggaaagcaagaaaaaaattatcttttaactCAGTTAACTAATTAGTAGAATAACCCACAAGACTGTTAGTgccacaacacagagaacatgtcTGCACCAGTTCATTGATTCCAGCAGATCAGTAGTTTTGATTTCGAAATATAATTTAGGTGATAGTTTTAATTCACTGTTGCATCCAGATGAagcatcctttgttttgtacgttttttttatacatacattttctgctgctgctttttttcatatttagacTATAAACTTCATATGAAGATCAAAATATATAGAGTAGGAGTTGAAACACTAACAGAGTTTACATTGAATGTTTGCTGCATATTCTTAGCAGCAGGTGCACAACATGGTCACTAGAGGTCCTGCTTTCCTCTCATGTTCTGCAGGAGAGTTGAGGCTGTTCAGACAGATCAGGGGCTGAaagtcagcagcaggaaactggGAACAGTTCAGTCGTAGTTAAATCTCTGAAGCATGGATTCTCCTGCTCCAGTCTCACATTACCTGTAGCACAGAGAGCACCTCAAGCACAGGGGGCTCACTTTGTCTTTGTGGACTTTCATCTGTCAGCTGGTAAGTTTCATGTCTTTTAGTTGCAGCAAACTTGATTTGGAATAACTTGAAATGGTAGTAGTTGGTTTACTTAATCCAGGAATGTCAGGATATCTAAATTAgtttgtttcactttttatggtgaagatatatatatatatatatatttttatagtagTGTTGTTTCCTCATTATGAACTCATATATCTGTATCAGTGACTTAGGTTTATATCAATTTATACGTTAATTAACTTGTAACTTTGCCACAAAATATTAAACTTGTTATACCTTTTCTTAATGAATATTTCTGAAGCAGTTGATATTTTTCTTAGTGTTCCTGGCTGTATaatatctttaatatttatttttgggttGAGTTGTTATATGTGTTACTATAGTGTTCTATCAATCAATTGTTTTATGATTTTCATATGGTAAATGTGGCAAGAGAAAGATTTACATCCACATAATTGGCTTGATtatgtgaaaaaataacaaatcccTCCTGTTTTGTTTGGCAAagtaacctctttaaatgtgcatgtggcACCTGTTCATGTCAATGATAGACCTacattaatgcattttaattcatttataaaccTGGACTTTAATAGCTCATAGCCTGTGGTTGTAATTATCATCCTCTGCCATGACATTAGACAACTGTTGATTTGAATCATTAGTTCAGTGTACTGAGTAGCTGAACAGCAGTCTGGTAACGATTCATTGAGTTGAGGTGTCCTTCCTTCTCCCTGATTGGTCCGAGGCTTGGATGTACCATTGCAGTGGCATGGGGGGCAATAGGAGCTCTTTCTATCACATTTTAAAGAGCTAATTTgccatttattaataaataacactTTTGTTATGATTATATTTTATGCCCTTATTTATTTGGTAAGGATTCGTTGCTACATTGTTGGTCAATAGATGTTTATTTGGCACCCACCGAGATCAACTTACCTGGACGTTACCTGCGTGCACCTGCAGCCTACGTAATGACAACTTTGACTATCTGTAGGTTTGACTGTAGATTCAGTACAGTGTGGAACAATGATGGCCTACCGTGCAGTCTTACATTTCCTTTGTGTGTTGGGAGTCTTTCAGAAAGGTGAGAAAGAGATGATACAGCAATGTTATAAAGGTCTAGACattatgtcatttattattCTGATAATCTGAAAGTGCAGCTGTGTGATTCCTGCATGTTTAGTCTGTTGCACATTGTTTTGGTGGCTAATGATTTTGCATtggttaatttattatttatatcatattttgcAAAGGGAAAAATACATCCTAACACAATGTGTGCTGTCATCTCCTGCAGGTCTAACAGCTCTGATAGAAACCCAGCAGACTGTGCATGCAGCTGTAGGAGAGGAAGCCTGTTTATACTGTTGCCTGATGCAATCTAGAGATGTTCTGCAAGTCACATGGCAGAAGATTTTACCTGATGGAGAGAAGAACATGGCTACTTACAGTGAACGATTTGGTGAAAGAGTGAATGCTGGTTTTCAGAGTAAACTGGAGTTTAGATATGCTGGACTGCAGAACACCTCCATAGTTATCAggagggtgatggaggaggatgaagggtgCTATCGCTGTATGTTTAACACCTTCTCTGAAGGTGCTCTCACTGCTACAACCTGCCTGCAGCTCTATGGTGATAACCTGATGTTTTATAAGGGTCATTTCCATAACTCTCTATGGTCTCTGTAATGTTtaacattcaaatattttatcttTGCAGAGCTGCATGGACCCTTTCTTCACGTCAGTGAATCAACAGTTGTGTCCTGCTCAGCCACAGCTCGACCTGCTCCCACAGTAACACTGACTGTCCCTCACTACAACTCTACCAGCGTCACCAACACCAACGGCACAGTCACTGTCACCGCTACAGCTGGGCTGTCTGGTCTACATGGCAACATCACACAGGTTGGATGTGCAGTGAGAGTGCTCTCTGGTCCTCAGATAGAGGTGTCTATGATGATTCCTGAGGTCAAACAGTCGTCTGATGATGGTGAGAAACACTTCCAAACATCCTGATTCATAAATACTCTATAGCTCAGGTCTGTTGTTTCTATTTTCCAGGTTTTGATGAGGAATCTGGATCTAATAACAGTGAGgatttatttttaccttttacCTTTAGGTGGTCTCAGATCAATAATACCATTTGATCTGTAGTTGCTTTATGAATGAGTGTCACTAATTTCCCTCTTTTCTTACAGATTTCACTCTGATCATCGTGTTGCTcgtggtttgtgtttgtgttgctgcagTCGTCATCGCCCTACTTATACGGAAACATCAGAACCGGTAATTATAAATTTATTACTGTGAGAcgtgaataagagagtactggcacttatgtTTTTTCACTTCAAGAAGCACTGAACACCTGTCTTGTTGTAACACCGCTGTATAACAGTTATTATGCTCATGATTGATTGAGATCTTTTCAGACAAAACCCACAAATACATCTTTGACTTTTCTTAAATCCTTCAGTCGTTCACACGGGGACTATGAGAAGaagaacacaccacaaaaagcAATCAAAGACACTCATGAGTGagtcaatttattcatttttcacttATACGTATTTATCCTACATTGGTT
Protein-coding sequences here:
- the LOC119483710 gene encoding OX-2 membrane glycoprotein-like; its protein translation is MMAYRAVLHFLCVLGVFQKGLTALIETQQTVHAAVGEEACLYCCLMQSRDVLQVTWQKILPDGEKNMATYSERFGERVNAGFQSKLEFRYAGLQNTSIVIRRVMEEDEGCYRCMFNTFSEGALTATTCLQLYELHGPFLHVSESTVVSCSATARPAPTVTLTVPHYNSTSVTNTNGTVTVTATAGLSGLHGNITQVGCAVRVLSGPQIEVSMMIPEVKQSSDDDFTLIIVLLVVCVCVAAVVIALLIRKHQNRRSHGDYEKKNTPQKAIKDTHEPKIPLMKEENELRLQTSTEKDKNRNHPKPSSLKGRKLSFNSVN